In a single window of the Equus quagga isolate Etosha38 chromosome 7, UCLA_HA_Equagga_1.0, whole genome shotgun sequence genome:
- the TMEM265 gene encoding transmembrane protein 265: MEDEEKAVDILVSNTEAAHSPSPIRCCWLRLRYLAATSIICGCSCLGVVALVFAIKAEERHKAGRSEEAVHWGARAQRFILASFAVWLAVLVLGPLLLWLLSYTIAQAE; encoded by the exons ATGGAGGACGAGGAGAAGGCAGTGGACATCTTGGTGAGCAACACGGAAGCTGCTCATTCTCCGTCCCCTATCCGCTGCTGCTGGCTCCGCCTCCGCTACTTGGCAGCTACTAGCATTATCTGTGGCTGCTCTTGCTTGGGAGTCGTGGCCCTTGTGTTTGCCATCAAG GCTGAAGAGCGGCATAAGGCAGGCCGGTCCGAGGAAGCAGTGCACTGGGGGGCCCGGGCCCAGAGGTTCATCCTGGCCAGCTTTGCTGTCTGGCTTGCTGTCCTCGTTCTGGGCCCCCTGCTTCTGTGGCTGCTCTCCTACACCATCGCCCAGGCTGAGTGA